The Spea bombifrons isolate aSpeBom1 chromosome 4, aSpeBom1.2.pri, whole genome shotgun sequence genome segment taaaacaaaataaaaatactgcaataataaaacaaatataccgTACCTATTGtatctgatgttttttttggaaaatatgttgtataatttacaaaaaataacacaaaaataaaatgatgattagatgatttttaaaaaaaataataaatatagatcAGTAGCTTCTTGCTGCCTCAtaatatgatttttaataataattataatgttattgttatttttaatatgagattatattttaagtttttacTGTAGATTTCTACAAAATctacaaaaatgttataaaaaaaagccaaaactaacatttattcaaaatttataaaatgctattatattaaaatattaatacaaaataaaccaatCCGGATTTACTTACCAAGCTGAAgttcttattttaaaaaatattaattgtccAATAAGGTtactacaataataaaaaaaaagctatttatatCTGAAgtattttcctaaaaaaaattaataatacgTCAATATCTTCATGATGCCTTCTTATTGTGAAtctgatgtttttatttctacaaaaaaaaacaataaaatagcaacaaaaaatatgaattggtatttttataataataaattatatatatatatatatatatatatatataatgataattaaaaaaatacaaattggtttttttataataataaatatatgatcCTGTTACTTACAATTTTAGTTGTTTATTATGTTGCAAAGTCTGTCAAAAATCCAGAGATCACATTTCACTTATATCCAGTTTCTCGTGACAGGAGATATCCCAGTTGGGAATTCCAGATGTTGCAAATTTGGTTTTCCAGATCCAGTgagaattaattaaaataaaatgtagaaaacaaaGACGCTCACAACATATGGCCCGTTTGAGGTGTAACAAATCCAAAAAGGATAGTTACTATGTAAAAATAGGTATCGTGTAGTTTATtgcaaaaattatataaatttgaaaccaaagcaaagtaaaaaatgctaataaataaatgagtttTTTATATATGAGGAATGCCTCAGAATTTGAACGCCTTCATTCAGAATTTTGTTAGTTTTACTATTTAATGCTAAATGATACAAAGAGACACCTTCGTCAGGAGCCATGGGGACTCTCTGCCTCGCCCCAGCCTTTCCTTGCTAGAGCGTTGTAGTTTCTGCCCCTGATTATTGATTTGTGGACTCCTGGTTTGCCCTTTTGTACTGCATTGATTCTGATTATCTGGACTCTTACCTGTTGGAGTGGGCTTCACTCTCTCGTTTGGATTATCATTCGGTATCATACTATTAACCCTTGTGTATGAGCTCAGTCCCAAAGACCGGTTTGCTGCCATAAGCCTCTTCTGAGACTCTCTGTGTCTACTAGTTCTGTGTCTATAGATGGCGCCTAAGAAGAAGTCTAAGGCTGTAGTAGACAGCCATCTGCAACTTGGTACATCAACACCTGTCTGCCTCAAGACGAGTTCTGAGCCCAATGAACAGACGAAGGCTCAGTGGCGACCCCTAGAAGTCTTTATCAATCTGATTTCTGAGCCCAAATCTGTccctgcacatggactcctaccAGACTCTGCACCGGTGACCCCGACACACGTATATTCTGGTTGCTTccattatttcatttaaaacatcccattgggctccaggtagcacatattttattgtttaacagGTTATATTCCTTGTGACCTGTGTGCTTtaactttcattttcttttgtaacgttgcttttgcttttgtttttattcaacATGGCCACCATAGTCATAAACGCCCTTTCAATGGTGCTTTTCCAAGACCAATTCGCCTTTCGGagacaatattttgtgtgggcTCTTGCTTTGGCATCTCAAAGTGTAGAAAAATGTACAATTCTGAGTAATAAAAGGTGGCTTTTGTGATGGGTTGAGAGACTTGCTTAGTGTTTAGTGAAAGCACAAGTGTGAATAAGCTCATGTttcctttaatatataaagcctggttGGCTTCTGTCCATAGGTGGTACATAAATATGGAATCCCATCAACTATGAGGCATCAGGACAGGGctatgttatataaaaaaacaaacacaatggcaccctttagaattaaatatgATAATTGACTTTAAAACCAATGGATTCTTTTCTCCTGTGTTTCCGATGAAGTGTAGAGGCACTCCTAGATTTGGATTGCTCTTGCGTGAGTTAACTAGAATAAGTCCATAATATTCAGCTAAACCAATTTCATTCAGTGTCATTATTACATTATCAGTACAAAATGGGTTTATCCTACAGATCACAATCTTGCTTCGAAACAGACTATAATTCGGCGAAGTCCAGTAGAAGACAAAGCAAGGCAACTAAAGtacaaaaccataaaaacagcAATAAGGTAAGGCCATTGAGTTCATAGACGCCCTTATACCTGAGGACCCTTTGGGTTAAATGTAAAGGCTCTCAAATAATTATTGTGTCCCACGCTAGCCTTTGATCTCTGACATATATGAGGAAGTTTCCAGACGGTTTAGTCCCTGAAGAATCCAGCAAAGATTGTGTGTCTTTAAATTGATGGataattatatgtttgttttcttggagGAGCCAAGATGGAGCATTCAGGTTCTGATGACTTCAGGGATGCAgctttttaaatcaaattatgATTTTCTAGTTTAAATTAGGATGATGGGATCCAATCATTTCAGAGTGTTCACTAAAAGGCTGAGTGTTCATTCAAGATAAACCTTAATTGTACCAATCACTTAAATTCTCAGTTAACAGACCTAAATAATTGGATATTAtcatgtattttgtttaaaacgTTCAACTTATGCAGTTGAATCCCTTGAGCACTAATCCTAACCATAAAACAACTTACAAAGTCACACAAATGTAAAGCGAAAACTTGTATGCCCTCATCTGAAACAAGGGTCCCAAGGTCTGTCAATTAATCAAAGTGTGTGGGTGACAATGATTGACCCCATCCTTCAATGGTGCTATTACACTTTCTGCTTCCATTGAACATAGAACTTTtccaaattgtttttaatttttaagtcATATTTTGTTTGACAAGTTGCACACGTTGAGTGCTCTTGACTGTCCACCCCTTTGCACCAAAAGAGTATTTGGATGGACCTTATCCCCCTATCTGGTGCACATGGAAGCGAGGAGAGTAGggctttgttttatttcactttctACCTTTTTTATTGTAGCTGGCTAACTCCTCCATTCTGTAGAGCTGGGATGGTAAGTAAGAGGCACAAAATgggtttgtttccctccaaagAGGTTTCTTGGCTATTTTAACTCCATTCACCCAATTTGATGTGGTTTATTTGACTTTACACTGGCAGTTATATGGGGAGTTAGAGGAAAACATGGAATGGGGTATGTATCTTTTCTATACATTCTAACCTCCCATTCCTATGAGCAGGAATGGGCATAAGAGGTTACAGTTGACTACCAAACCCCACAGATTGATTTTATTAGCCTATTAGCCCCTGCTTGACTGCACAAAGAGTGGAAAAAAAGTGTGGTGATTGTTGGCCATTTGCTCGGTTACTACACCAgataagccagaaggcttgtttttccctcagaaatctcatggtgctgccacaaccacaagggattctgggtaggcgcatgcaaataaggtcaacaataatcgcCTTTTGCCTCCATATCCACTtaatacatggatcccttgaaagtaattgcccgctgtacaagacagcctttagacaaaacttgggTAAAAAGTGCAGTAGCCAAATCatcactcatggacagctgtttcatccttaatgggactcgtcagcatgagatTGTGACTAGAgttgtgcattcgtctttgggcgaacatgaaaacgaacacgatgagtgcgttttcgtgttcattgttaaatgtccgtaccagcgaccagaatgctgccctctgttggttttacattaagttgcataataactttggatttcaagcatatggaacaatgctactcaatgtataaccaatagagggcagcattctgttcgaagatatattagccatatatggtagtgtgctcatttgcatttattcaaataaaatatattcccatgatccttttgtctaacagtttaatacaaacaaaaccccaaataaatagaataaaagagtttgcaagttcgacagaattaacccctttacttcattttctttcatttcttaatgtatttatttcaataaaattatcATTCTGAGGCAGATTCACCATAAGTTAGTGTTACTTTCAATGGGTAACCTTAGAAGAAGAATGAATATCCTCTGCCACTCAATCTTCCaatgttatttacatttttgtgggttCCAGGATGAAGTGAAAAAAGGGGcacaactagaaaccacagggtctCTGTGAAAAAAATGCCCGGGTGTACCcacaacttcaccaagcaaaatGTGCTACAGGGCAagctttgccaccaaacagcttgtcagtaccaactttgtccccaaaccgCTTATGTGTGCCATTTTTGCTCGACCGACGTTTAATACATAAGAGCTTGCTATCCAGTGGCCTCACCGTTTCACCTTGTCACTATCCTTGTTTCTATTCTTTAATTGAGTGTATAAtgcaaatatctaaaaaaactaGAGCTTTAAGTTTTCCAAACAACCTTTAGCCCCAATGCTGATCTAGTTTACACCAAGTCCAACATTACACCCCACCTTGGACATGTAAGTACAATCAACCACCATCTTGATACTCCTGCTGCCCATTTCTCCAATAACATTAGCCTTCTCTTCATAAAGCTGCCTATGTATGCAAAATCAAACTGGTGCTTCAAGAAAAGCCTCCCAGTACTTGCCAGAATTGTTTCTTGGTCCTGATGCACAAGTGCTAAGAGGGTGATGGCAACGCATCAGatcagaaggagaagagggctcaCTGGAGAAGAAAGAAGTGAAAAACACGAAGCAGAGCTATGGAGGCATGGAGAAGAGCATGACAAAGAGTAAGGGTGAGTGATGAGTTTTATTtctgaattaaatttaaaaaatcatcCAAGCCGAAAGGCCAGGAAACCAAATTGATTGTCCATGTGAACAAGTTTAAAAGCCATTCCGATAGATGGTACTGGTAAAGTAAGATTTCAGTTTCATTCTATCTTAACATAGATAGAAATTTCTTCAAAACTCCCATGATCTCCTGATTTCTCAGACTATATATAATTGGGTTGCTGAGAGGAGTTAGTGCCGTGTAAAGAAGGGATACAAGTTTATTGACATTAAATGCATGGCCTTTAGAGGGTACCATGTAAATATTCATTAATGTCCCGTAATATGTGCTCACCACAATCAAGTGGGAGCTACAAGTGGAGATGGCCTTCTTTTTCCCAGATGCTGAATTGATCTTGAGGACGCTGAGAAAAATTGAAATATATGTGAAAAggataaagaaaaatggaaggATAAGCAGAGGTATTGTTAAAACAAAACTCACTAATTGTACGGTGGAATGGTCAGAACAAGTCAGCTCAAGAAGAGGAGCAAGgtcacagaaataatggtccATTGTTTGAGCACCATAGAACTGTAACTGCCACAAGAAAATAGATAATAGTAACGCTACCATAAAAGCTATAACCCAGGACCAAAGTACTAGATGGAGACGAAGACTGAGATCCATGATAGAGTTGTAATGCAACGGGTTACAAATGGCCAAATATCGGTCATAGGACATCACTGTGAGCAGAAGACATTCTGCGGCTGAGTTGCCGCTATAGAAGATGAGTTGGGTGATACAACCTTTCACCGAGATGGTAGCTCCACCATGGAGTACAACATGGAGCATGTTAGGGGTAATAGCAGAAGTAAGCAAGATGTCAGATAAGGACAAATGACTAAGGAAGAAGTACATTGGAGCTTTCAAACTTTGGACTTTCGATACCATTATAATAATTAGAAGGTTTCCTGCCAACGTCAAGAAATATATTagaagaaatataataaatgtaacaagGTTTAAAACATATATGTTCTTAAATCCTAAGAGGAGGAACTCTGTCACTTGTGTGTGGTTGACCCCGGTCATAACCTATAGACAAAAGAAAAGAGGGCATGATTTCTTGTAGAACTCTAAATCAATTATTAAATATCCTTTTCATGTTACATGCTTCATGTTCAAAATAATTTCAGCATATCCAACCAGAGAGGATGATTATAAAAACACAGCCCAATGACCATTTCTCAAAATAATTTGGAAAAATAATTAGAACTTTACACATCGCAAGAGCTCGTTTGAAATATGTAATTAGTAGCAATGAAAATGTCCAATTATCACAATTATCAAAAATTatcaaaaaataacataaacaggtatttatatatatatatatatatatatatatatatatatatatatatatttttttttatctgcttttAAAATGTAGAATACTATGGGAGATGTATGGATCAAGCAGAGCTGATATGTATATGAGTAAAGATACTTTTAGAAACATATATCTTTTAtatctacatttttcttttgttgatattatgtaaataaatgtgtgaTTAGGGATGATCCTCATtgacaataaaaatacacagttaTAAAAACCTCATCTCAAGCTATGACCTTTAAAGCCCTTTTATTAGAGTGCTGGCAAACCATATACAATGCACGTGGAATGTATATATCGATGTTGGGCTCTTTATCAAGTGTTGTGTTTCATTATCCTATACCAActttgtaaacaaaataaaaaaaaatgtcaaccaGAAGAAGCTGCCAAGAAGAATTAAAAATGAACTTGTAATGGTCAACGGCCACTTAGAAGACTTCTACATAATCATGGACCTAAAATGactaaaaattaacatttttaaaggattttccctttttttcagcATGTTTTTAATGACCTACCTGacaattgtcttctcccatCTCCAACTAAGGTACTAACTCTAATTTTTTCCTCCTATCCTCATTTATGGTTCTGTTATCCCCATTTTATGGTAGGGTTCCAAAACTGCTGATGTAagcattctataaataaaaatcgTCACATTTTATCAAAATGTCACATGATGTCACTATATggtttttctattattttaattcatccacaatattttaatttattgtacctatatttttgtcttttgttcTTATTCATCGTTCTCCTGGAGGACTCTGATAACGGAGGTGAGCATCATTCTCTTATGGTGCAGTCAGT includes the following:
- the LOC128491640 gene encoding olfactory receptor 10A7-like: MTGVNHTQVTEFLLLGFKNIYVLNLVTFIIFLLIYFLTLAGNLLIIIMVSKVQSLKAPMYFFLSHLSLSDILLTSAITPNMLHVVLHGGATISVKGCITQLIFYSGNSAAECLLLTVMSYDRYLAICNPLHYNSIMDLSLRLHLVLWSWVIAFMVALLLSIFLWQLQFYGAQTMDHYFCDLAPLLELTCSDHSTVQLVSFVLTIPLLILPFFFILFTYISIFLSVLKINSASGKKKAISTCSSHLIVVSTYYGTLMNIYMVPSKGHAFNVNKLVSLLYTALTPLSNPIIYSLRNQEIMGVLKKFLSMLR